A window of the Hordeum vulgare subsp. vulgare chromosome 5H, MorexV3_pseudomolecules_assembly, whole genome shotgun sequence genome harbors these coding sequences:
- the LOC123396523 gene encoding uncharacterized protein LOC123396523: protein MGSLAGRVVARRPRFLCLHGFRTSGEIMLKRVVGNWPVEVTTRFDLFFADAPFPVEGKSDVDGVFDLPYYEWFQFDKVAACFGGDKHGLEIRNQGDKEGERERSIARSKMLR, encoded by the exons ATGGGCAGCCTCGCCGGCAGGGTGGTGGCCAGGCGGCCGCGGTTCCTGTGCCTGCACGGGTTCCGGACCAGCGGTGAGATCATGCTGAAGCGGGTGGTGGGGAATTGGCCCGTTGAGGTCACGACGCGCTTCGACCTTTTCTTCGCCGACGCGCCCTTCCCTGTCGAGGGCAAGTCCGACGTCGACGGCGTCTTCGACCTACCCTACTACGAGTGGTTCCAGTTTGACAAG GTTGCTGCTTGCTTTGGGGGAGATAAGCACGGCCTGGAGATAAGGAATCAAGGAGACAAAGAGGGAGAGCGGGAGAGGAGCATAGCCAGATCCAAGATGCTTAGATAA